AGAAAAAGATTCAGATAATCCTAGTTTAAAAGAGCTAAAAGTTTTACTTGATAAACTTCAAGACTATTTAGAACATACAATAGCTAGAGATTTAAATACACTTATCTCTGTTCTTGAAAGTTTTAAAAAATATGATTTTACTACAAGATTTCCAAATCCATATGCAAAAGTTGCTATTATTATAAATGATTTGGGAGATGTAATCTCTAATTTATTAAAACAATCTTTAAATGTAGGTTTAGTATTACAAAATAGTTCAAATGAACTTCTTGAAAATGTAGATATCTTAAATAAAAGTTCAAATAGTGCAGCAGCTTCACTTGAAGAAACAGCTGCTGCTCTTGAAGAGATAACAAGTACAGTAGTAAGCAATGCAAATAATGTTGCTCAAATGTCAATCTATTCTGATCAAGTTACTATTTCAGCTAAAAAAGGTCAAGAGTTAGCAAATCATACAACAACTGCAATGGATGAGATAAATACTCAAGTAAATAGAATAAATGAAGCAATAAGTGTAATTGACCAAATAGCATTCCAAACAAATATCTTAAGCTTAAATGCAGCAGTTGAAGCAGCAACAGCAGGAGAGGCAGGAAAAGGGTTTGCTGTTGTTGCTCAAGAAGTAAGAAACTTAGCAAGTAGAAGTGCAGAAGCAGCAAAAGAGATTAAAGCTCTAGTTGAATATGCAACTTCAAAGGCAAATGAAGGAAAAAATATCAGCTTTGAAATGATAGAAGGATATAGTGAACTTATAGAGAATATCCATAAACAAGCTCAAACGATAAATGAGATAGCAAATGCTAGTAAAGAGCAACAAGCTGGAATTACTCAAATAAATGATGCAGTAACAGGACTTGATCAACAAACTCAACAAAATGCTTCTATTGCAGCAAATACAAAAGAAATTGCAATAAAAGCAAATGAGATTGCTTATAAAGTTGTTGAAGATGCAAATAAAAATGAGTTTATAGGAAAAGCTGAACTTCAAAATGAGTACAAAAATAGTAATAAATCTTTAAAAAAAGATGATATTTCTACTCCTTCTAAAAAAGCTGAAATAAAGATAGAAAAACCTGTTGTAAAAACAAAAGAGATAAAATCATCTTCAAATGATGATGAATGGGAAGCATTCTAAAATAGAGAAATCTCTATTTTAGAAGAAATATTTTGAAACAAAATTTTTTATATTTAATTGAAAAAAAAGATATTACAAATAAAAAAACTCTTTTAGAAATCTATCAAAATCTAAATACAAATTATTATGTAAGCTCCGATTTCTCTGAAGAGTTCTATATTCTTTTAGCAAAAGCTGGTTTTATATCTACTTCTATAATAATTGAAAAAGAGTTTTATCTTCTCCCTGAAATTCAATTTGAGTATGCTATTTTGGATTTCTGTAATTTACATATTAATAAAAAAATAAAGAAGTTAATAAATCAAAATAATTTTGAATTTTTTATAAATAAAGATATTAATAAAGTTTTAGAAGAATTAGAATCGTATCATAAAGATAACTGGCTTTGTGGTAAATATAAGGAGATAATTTTAGATTTATATAAAAATCCAAAAAATGATTTCTCTATTTTAAGTATTGAATTATATGATAAAAATTCAAGTAAATTAATAGCAGCAGAAATTGGATATAAAATCAACTCTACATACACTTCACTTAGTGGTTTTTCATCAAAAGAGAAAAATTATAGTAATTGGGGAAAACTTCAAATGGTTTTACTAGGATTTTATTTAGAAAAAAACAACTTCTCTTTTTGGAATTTAGGACACCCTTATATGCAATATAAATTTGATTTAGGAGCAAAGTTATACTCAAGAGATGAGTTTTTAAAAAGGTGGTTATCTAAAGTTTAATAATTTATTGAGACATAAAAACTAAACTCAAACTCATCATCTCCATCTATAAAATCTAACTTATCATATATTGCATAAGATGGTTTTGTAGTTGTTTCATATTCACTTTTTGGTAACCACTCATGGTAAACCCATTGAATAAAAGGGAGTAAATCTTCAGCTTTTGCTTTTAAATCAAACTTTGCATAGACCCCTTCAGAAATTTTAAATTTTGGGATTCTATCACTTTTAATATTTTTATCATCATCAACAATTATACAAGCAATATATTGACACTCATCAAGTGGAGTAATAGTTGGGTTGTCATGAAAAAGAGCAGCTCTTTTATATGATTTTATACTATTTGTTAAAACCCAAGTCTGAAGTTTTTGCCAAGTTGCTTCAATATTTTTATTATATCCCCTATTTCTTATGTAAAAACTCTCTATTGCTTTTTCTTTTACAATAGTTGGTGTAATATTTTCAAAACTAGCTTTTGATTTCATAGCAAATTTTGACTGTTTTATAATCTCATTAGAATACTCTTTATACCCACCATTTTTCCACTCTTTTGGACTCATTCCAAATCTCTCTTTAAATATCTTAATAAAAGAAGATTGTGATGAATAACCACAAGAGTTTACAATACTTGAAATTGTAGAATATTTATTTGTAAGCAATAAATTTGATGCTTTTTGAAGTCGTATTGATTTTATACTTTCATAAATATTACGAGCAAAAATCTCTTTAAATATACGGTGCATATGAAATTTACTAATTCCTAAATCATGACTAAGTTCTTCTATATCAATATTTGTATCAATGTGAGTATAGATATAATACATAATATCATTTGCTATTTTTGTTCTTTTCTCTAAAGTCTCTTTTTTCATAGGATAATTTTACCAAATTTTAGATAAAATTAGCACTAAGCAACAATTTATAAAGCACCAAAAAGGAAGAAGAAAAGATAAAATTTTCCTAAAATACGGTACTTTAAAACAAGTGTTAATAAAAATACTTAAAGGAGAAATGTGGAAGCCCTACTACAAGCACTATTTAGCTTTTTTATAATTATGGGAATAGGATCAACTATACTTTTAGTTATTGGTTTTTTGCTAAAATCAAAAGGTGTTACTTTTGTTGAATTTTTTCCAAAAAAACCAGAGCCTACAACGTCTCAAGTAATCTATAATAATGTTATTTCTCAAGCACCAACAACTAATACATATGGAATTGATGCTAGAAAAGTAGCTGCTATTATGGCTGCAATTGAGCATCATACAAAGAAGGCATAATTTATGGCAAAAAAATATATTGATATTATGGATACTACTTTTAGAGATGGATTTCAATCTGTTTTTGGAGGTAGAGTTTTAATGAATGACTTTTTTCCAGCTGTACAAGCTGCAAAAGAGGCTGGAATTAATCACTTTGAATTTGGTGGAGGAGCTAGATTTCAATCTTTATTTTTCTATCTTCAAGAGAATGCTTTTGATATGATGGATAAATTTAGAGAAATTGTTGGTCCTGATGCAAATTTACAAACTCTTGCTCGTGGTATAAACACAGTTATGCTTGATACTGGAAGTAGAGAGCTAATAGACCTTCATGCAAAGCTTTTTGCAAAGCATGGAACAACAACTATTAGAAATTTTGATGCCTTAAATGATGTTCAAAATCTTGAATATTCTGCACAATGTATCAAAAATCATGGTTTAAAACATGAAGCTGTTGTAACACTTATGGATTTACCACCAAACTGTACAGGAGCTCATGATGTTCCTTTTTATGAAAAGACTTTAAGAAATATTCTTGATAGTGGATTACCTTTTGACTCTATTTGCTTTAAAGATGCAAGTGGTACAAGTAGTCCAAATAAAGTTTTTGAAACTATTAAAATGGCAAGAAAACTTTTAGGTGAATCTACTCATATTAGACTTCATACTCATGAAACAGCTGGTGTTTCAGTTGCTTGTTATCTAGCTGCTTTAGAAGCTGGAGCTGATGGTATAGATTTAGCTGCAAGCCCAGTTAGTGGAGGAACATCTCAACCTGATATTCTTACAATGCTTCACGCAACAAAAGGTATGAACTATGATTTAGGTGGTTTAGAGATTAATAAAATCTTAAAATATGAAGAAGTTTTAGCTGATTGTTTAAAGGATTATTTCCTTCCACCTGAGGCTACTCAAGTATCTCCACTTATTCCATTCTCACCAATGCCTGGAGGTGCTTTAACAGCAAATACTCAAATGATGAGAGATAATGGAACACTAAACAAATTCCCTGAAGTAATTAAAGCAATGCAAGAAGTTGTAGAAAAAGGTGGATTTGGTACAAGTGTAACTCCAGTTTCACAATTTTATTGGCAACAAGCATATGCAAATGTTATGTTTGGACCTTGGAAACAAATAGCTCCAGGATATGGACGAATGGTTTTAGGTTACTTTGGTAAAACTCCAGTTGAACCAGATAAAGAGATTATAGAATTAGCTGCTCAAAAACTAAAACTTGAACCAACATCTCAAAATCCTTTAGATATAGCAGATGCTGATCCTAAAAAAAGAATTGATGTTTGGAAACAAAGATTAGAGATAGAAGGTATAGAAACAAGTGAAGAGAATATATTTATAGCTGCTGCTTGTGATGAGAAAGGTATTGCATATTTAAAAGGAAATGGTCCTTTAAATGTAAGAAAGAATTGTACAAATGAAGTAAAAGAAACAAAACAAAAAGGAGAAAATAAAATGGCAAATGGAAATTATACAGTTGTAGTAGATGGTCAAAGATTTAATGTATCGGTTTTTGAGGGAGATGTTCAAAATATTCAAGTAGCACAACCTGTGCAACAAGTTGCTCAACCAGTAGTTCAAACTCCAGCACCAGTTCAAACGGCTCCTGTAGCAGCTGCAAAACCAGTTTATAATGGTACAGAAGTTCCAGCAGCAGTAAATGGAAATGTATGGAAAATACTTGTAAAAGAAGGAGATAGAGTTGAAAAAGATCAACAAATTATGATCTTAGAAGCTATGAAAATGGAGATAGATATTCTTGCACCAGTTTCTGGGACAATCAGCAAAATATTAACAGAGCCTTCAAAAGCAGTTGAAGAAGGTCAAGTTCTAGCAGTTATTGCTTAATAACAATTTTAGATAGGGTTTTTCTCTATCTAAACTCTACATATATAAATACAAACCTTATTTAAACCCTCAATTAACTTTATTATTATAAAATACATAGAAATACAAAGTGAGCTATTATGAAAAAACTTATCTATATACTTTTAATTTTATTTACAATAATCACACTAAATGGTTGTTTTACAAGTGGTCATATAAATAGTAGTGGTAGTGTTGGAATGAGTGTTGGCGGAAATATTTTTAAATAATTTAAATACAAAATAAGTGGTACTCCCAGTACGATTCGAACGTACGGCCTACGCCTTAGAAGGGCGTTGCTCTATCCAGCTGAGCTATGGAAGCACAATAATAAAAGAAATTAAAAAAGCCTTACATAAAAAGTAAATCTTCTTATATAAGGCTTTAGTGGAGCGGGAGACGAGACTCGAACTCGCGACAGTCTGCTTGGAAGGCAGAAGCTCTAGCCAACTGAGCTACTCCCGCTTAAAAAAATGGTGCGGATGAAGAGACTCGAACTCTTACACCGTGAGGCACCAGATCCTAAGTCTGGCGTGTATACCAATTTCACCACATCCGCTAAAGTGGTACTCCCAGTACGATTCGAACGTACGGCCTACGCCTTAGAAGGGCGTTGCTCTATCCAGCTGAGCTATGGAAGCATAATAAAAATAATGGGGTAGATAATGGGGCTCGAACCCACGACCCTCGGAACCACAACCCGATGCTCTAACCGACTGAGCTATACCTACCATAAGTTTAAAAAATAAATGGTCGGGGCGAGAGGATTCGAACCTCCGGCCCCCTGGTCCCAAACCAGGTGCGCTAACCAGACTGCGCTACGCCCCGAAAATCACTCTTGTATTTCAAAAAGTGGACGGAATTATATTATATATTTTTTGTTTTGTCAAGGCTTTTTAAATAAATTCTGAAAAAAATCAAAATTTATTTAAATTCATTAAAATTGAATCAGTCCATTAAGTGGAGAAGAGGCACTTGCAAATGGTTTTTTCTCTATTCTTCCAGCCTTATATCCTAACCTTCCAGCAATTACTGCGTGTTTCATAGCTATTGCCATAGATATAGGATCTTTTGCACAAGCAATTGCTGTATTTGTTAAAACTCCATCAGCTCCTAATTCCATACAAATAGCCGCATCACTTGCACATCCAACCCCAGCATCAACAATAACTGGAACTTTTACGCTATCTTTTATAAATGCTATATTATATCTATTTTGAATACCCAATCCACTTCCAATTGGAGCAGCTAAAGGCATAATAGCATCAACTCCAGCATCTTCAAGTCTTTTTGCAACGATTAAATCATCACTTGTATATGCCATAACTGTAAAACCATCTTTTTTTAATATTTCACAAGCTTTTATTGTCTCTATTACATCAGGATATAAAGTTTTACTAAAATCTCCAATAATCTCAAGTTTTATTAAATCAATTCCTGTCGCTTCTCTCATAAGTCTAAAAGTTGTAACTGTCTCTTGGGCATTCTTACATCCTGCACTATTTGGTAAAAATTTAATATTTGTATCTTTAAAATAATCTAATAAATTCTCTTCATTTGGATTTGTAATATTTACTCTTCTTATTGCAACAGTTATTAAATCACTTCCACTTGCAAGTGTTGCTTCTCTTGTTGTAGCAAAATCTTTATATTTACCACTTCCAACAATTAATCTACTATTTAACTCATATTTTCCTATTTTTAATATATCACTCATATTGTATTTTCCTTTATAAATTTTAAATAATCTTCACTAATATTTGAAATATCTAATTCGATAATTTCTGGCACATCATAACTATGAAGCTCTAAAATTCTACTTTTAATTTTACAAAAAAGCTCTTTTTTTGTCTTTATATTTAAAAGTGTTTCCTTATCACAACATAAACTATTATCCCAACTATAAATAGACTCTATCTCTTTTAATTGCACACAAGCAGCCAATTTCTCTTCTATCAAAACTTTAGCTATCTTTTTTGCTTCATCTTTACTGGAAGTTGTTGTTTGAATAATAACTGTTTTCATAATATTTTAATCTCTTTTATCAAATCTTGTGGAGTTAAAGAGTAGTTATTTTTCTTATAATTCTTAGCTGCTAGTGTATGGGCTAAACTTCCATAAATAGTTGCTTCTAAAGGCTTATACCCTTGAGCCAAAAGTGAAGCAATAAGTCCACTTAAAACATCTCCACTTCCTGCTTTACTTAATTTTGAACTTCCAAAATTATTTATATATATTGTTTCATTTTGTGAAATAACAACATTTGCACCTTTCAATAAAAGTGTAATTTTTGGATAAACTTTACAAAACTTCTCCACATATAAAAACCTATTATTTTGTAACTCTTCAACACTAATATCTGCAATATTTGTTAATTTTAGTAAAGACACAAACTCTTTTGGATGAGGAGTTAAAACTATATTTTCATCTAAATATTTAGCTATTAAAGAGTTATAAAATATATCTGCATCTAAAACTTTTGGAATATCTAACTTCATTATATATTCAAGCTCTTTATCTTCAATTTTTCCCAATCCCATACCCAAAGCTATTGCTGTACAATTTTGGGTAATATTTTTACTTTGCATTATATGGTATGGAACTACTTTTTCATTTTGACAAATAATTGTTACAAGACCTACTCCAAAAGAAAAAGCAGCATTTGAAGCTATAATTGAAGCACCTATTTTATCTCCAGAAATTATATTTAAGTGTCCAAAAATTCCCTTATGAGAATTTTTCTTATCTCTAAATGGCAAAATTAAATCAGATTTTTCAAGTAGATATTTATTTGTAGGAATTTGAAAAAATTCATTTTCTACTCCTAAAGTAGCAACTTTTATTTTACCTACAAAATCTTTAGCAATATCACTTAAAAGTGCTGTTTTTAAAGCTCCCATAGTTATTGTAATATCAGCTTTAAAAGCTATTTGTAAAACTTGTCCAAAACAGTTTATTCCACTTGGAATATCACAAGCTATTTTAAAAGAGTTAAAGTTATTTAATCTATCTATTAAATAAATATCCTTTTGCTCTAACTCATTATTTAAACCTGTACCAAATAGACAATCTACAATAATATCTGCTTGAAAAATCTCATCTACAAAATTTATACCTATACTTTTTGCTCTTTTCTCTTGGAGTTTTCCAATATTAGTTTTTGGATTTTTTGCTAAATATAGACTAACTTCAAATCTTTTATGAAGAAGTCTAGCCAAAGCTATACCATCTGCACCATTATTTCCACTTCCACAAACAATTAAGATAGTTCTATTTTTTTTAAATTTTTTTATAATGTAGTTTTGAATAGATATAGAAGCATGTTCCATTAAGATATCTTCTGTTAAGTAAAAATTTTCTACTGCTCTTTTGTCCAAACTTCTTACTTCATCAAATATCTTTTTCACTGGAACGACTCCTATTTTATTTTTTAGTTTTTAAATTTCCAACCATTATCCACTAAAATAATTCTAATTTTATCCTTTAAATCTCCCTGTATTTCAATATTTTCATCTTTTATTGAACCTCCACAGGCAAGTTTTGTTTTAAGTAGTTTTAAAATCTCTTTTCTTTTTTCATCTACTATTTGGAATTTTCCAATAATTGTTACTGGTTTTCCATTTCTTTTTTCAAGAGAAAAAACAAGTTGGTGCTGATTTTTTGGCAATATGATTTTTTCATCTTTTAATTTACTTTTATCATCTTTTTTTGTATCAAATATATTACCTTCTAATTTAGCCCCAAGTCCTAAAGCTAACTTCTCTGCAATTCCCATTTTAGTAATCCTTTAATCTTGTCTTTATATCTAAATCTTCCAGACTTATAAAATCATTTTCTTTATACTGTTCGACTGCAACTCTTCCAATCATAGCAGCATTATCTGAACAATACTTCAATTCACTTAAATGCAAAGTAGTATTATAAATAGAGCAAAGATTTTCCAACTCTTGCCTTAAATATAAATTTGCACTTGCCCCACCAACTATTGCAAAATCTTTTATAGTTTTTTGCTTAAATAGTTTTTTTAATTTTTGCAAGATATGATCAACTGCTGTTTTTTGAAAACTAGCACATATATCACTTATATCTTGTTCATCTAAATTGGTGCGTTCAAGCTCCTCAACTTTCAATCTTACTGCATTTTTAAGTCCAGAGTAACTAAACTCAATTCTTGGACTTTGAGAAAGAGGAATAGGAAAATCAAATCTATTATAATCCCCTTTTTTTGAATATTTTTCTACAATTGGACCACCTGGATATCCTAGATTTAACATCTTTGAAACTTTATCAAAACTCTCTCCAAAACTATCATCTAAAGTTTTTGCTAGAATATTCATATTAGTTAAACTATTTGCTTCAATTATTTGAGTATGTCCACCTGAAACCAAAAGAACAGTTATAGGAAAAATTGCCTCTTTTTCAATAAAAAGTGAATAGATATGCCCTTTTAGATGATTTACTGCAATTAATGGAATATTTAAAGCAATACTTATTGCTTTTGCCATAGCAACACCCTCAGTTAAAGTAACACTTAATCCAGGAGCATTTGTAACTGCAACTGCTTTTAAATTTTTTAAATAATCTTTACACTCTTCAAGTATTTTAGGTAACGCTTCAATATGTAATCTTGCTGCTAATTCTGGAACTACTCCACCATAAAAGCTATGCTCTAACTCTTGAGATATTTTTTTATGAAAAACAAGTTCTAATGTATCTATTTTTGTAATAGATATAGAACTATCATCACAAGAAGATTCAATAGCTAAAATCATAGATTTTCCTCACAAACTTCTTCTCTTTTTATCCAATCTAATGCACAATCAAGCTTTCCAAATCCAGCACTTGGATTTATATGTCCAGCATTTTCCATAATTTTCATACCAATATTTAATCTGCTTTGTAAAGCTATTGCTTCATCTAAGCTCATATATGGATCATTTGTCGAACAAGCCATTATAATCTCTTTTGCTCTTAAATTTTTTGATACAGGATAAGGGAAAAAAGTTTTTGCCTCCTTTAACTCTTCATTTCTTACTGGAGCTACTAACATTAGTTTATCGAGATTTATATCTAAATCTTCACAAATATGAAACCACAATATATTTGCTAAAGAGTGGCAAACTACAATATTTGGTTTAAAATGCTCTAACTCTTTTTTTACAAAACTTTTCCATTCATCTAAATTGGGACTATTTTTATTTGGTAATTCTGGAAAAGATACTATAAAATCTTCTTTTATTAAATCTATAGCTAAATAGGCTTGCCAATGTGGATATGAGCTTCCGCTAAGCCCATGTAA
The Aliarcobacter faecis genome window above contains:
- a CDS encoding RBBP9/YdeN family alpha/beta hydrolase, which produces MSKNSSKRVLILHGLSGSSYPHWQAYLAIDLIKEDFIVSFPELPNKNSPNLDEWKSFVKKELEHFKPNIVVCHSLANILWFHICEDLDINLDKLMLVAPVRNEELKEAKTFFPYPVSKNLRAKEIIMACSTNDPYMSLDEAIALQSRLNIGMKIMENAGHINPSAGFGKLDCALDWIKREEVCEENL
- a CDS encoding thiazole synthase translates to MSDILKIGKYELNSRLIVGSGKYKDFATTREATLASGSDLITVAIRRVNITNPNEENLLDYFKDTNIKFLPNSAGCKNAQETVTTFRLMREATGIDLIKLEIIGDFSKTLYPDVIETIKACEILKKDGFTVMAYTSDDLIVAKRLEDAGVDAIMPLAAPIGSGLGIQNRYNIAFIKDSVKVPVIVDAGVGCASDAAICMELGADGVLTNTAIACAKDPISMAIAMKHAVIAGRLGYKAGRIEKKPFASASSPLNGLIQF
- a CDS encoding HAMP domain-containing methyl-accepting chemotaxis protein, with product MSVKNRLRLLSGILLFGLVIIGFIAFNNARIWSSDMYKVGKERVPALLSLGNLNAERMTVRSQTFEVLSLDENSNIKDSLIKIAKEREESWKIIDENWEIFSSIPRNTEAGKKAAEEINKNYKSWREIYVKIDALIEKLKTNEDLETQKKLLLEYKNTLNNMIPISNEFGKLISEQKNRTVKFSLEMMNESIATSDKSVVITIVVFLVVTIIGLIYTIFSINLIINSLEKVKNGITGFFAFINKETNKSSIIEISSSDEFGQMAQIINDNIHKTEASIKKDNEFVSDVTRFVNELSKGNMVAKIEKDSDNPSLKELKVLLDKLQDYLEHTIARDLNTLISVLESFKKYDFTTRFPNPYAKVAIIINDLGDVISNLLKQSLNVGLVLQNSSNELLENVDILNKSSNSAAASLEETAAALEEITSTVVSNANNVAQMSIYSDQVTISAKKGQELANHTTTAMDEINTQVNRINEAISVIDQIAFQTNILSLNAAVEAATAGEAGKGFAVVAQEVRNLASRSAEAAKEIKALVEYATSKANEGKNISFEMIEGYSELIENIHKQAQTINEIANASKEQQAGITQINDAVTGLDQQTQQNASIAANTKEIAIKANEIAYKVVEDANKNEFIGKAELQNEYKNSNKSLKKDDISTPSKKAEIKIEKPVVKTKEIKSSSNDDEWEAF
- the cutA gene encoding divalent-cation tolerance protein CutA; protein product: MKTVIIQTTTSSKDEAKKIAKVLIEEKLAACVQLKEIESIYSWDNSLCCDKETLLNIKTKKELFCKIKSRILELHSYDVPEIIELDISNISEDYLKFIKENTI
- a CDS encoding translation initiation factor, whose amino-acid sequence is MGIAEKLALGLGAKLEGNIFDTKKDDKSKLKDEKIILPKNQHQLVFSLEKRNGKPVTIIGKFQIVDEKRKEILKLLKTKLACGGSIKDENIEIQGDLKDKIRIILVDNGWKFKN
- a CDS encoding biotin/lipoyl-containing protein; protein product: MAKKYIDIMDTTFRDGFQSVFGGRVLMNDFFPAVQAAKEAGINHFEFGGGARFQSLFFYLQENAFDMMDKFREIVGPDANLQTLARGINTVMLDTGSRELIDLHAKLFAKHGTTTIRNFDALNDVQNLEYSAQCIKNHGLKHEAVVTLMDLPPNCTGAHDVPFYEKTLRNILDSGLPFDSICFKDASGTSSPNKVFETIKMARKLLGESTHIRLHTHETAGVSVACYLAALEAGADGIDLAASPVSGGTSQPDILTMLHATKGMNYDLGGLEINKILKYEEVLADCLKDYFLPPEATQVSPLIPFSPMPGGALTANTQMMRDNGTLNKFPEVIKAMQEVVEKGGFGTSVTPVSQFYWQQAYANVMFGPWKQIAPGYGRMVLGYFGKTPVEPDKEIIELAAQKLKLEPTSQNPLDIADADPKKRIDVWKQRLEIEGIETSEENIFIAAACDEKGIAYLKGNGPLNVRKNCTNEVKETKQKGENKMANGNYTVVVDGQRFNVSVFEGDVQNIQVAQPVQQVAQPVVQTPAPVQTAPVAAAKPVYNGTEVPAAVNGNVWKILVKEGDRVEKDQQIMILEAMKMEIDILAPVSGTISKILTEPSKAVEEGQVLAVIA
- a CDS encoding OadG family protein, which encodes MEALLQALFSFFIIMGIGSTILLVIGFLLKSKGVTFVEFFPKKPEPTTSQVIYNNVISQAPTTNTYGIDARKVAAIMAAIEHHTKKA
- a CDS encoding AraC family transcriptional regulator — encoded protein: MKKETLEKRTKIANDIMYYIYTHIDTNIDIEELSHDLGISKFHMHRIFKEIFARNIYESIKSIRLQKASNLLLTNKYSTISSIVNSCGYSSQSSFIKIFKERFGMSPKEWKNGGYKEYSNEIIKQSKFAMKSKASFENITPTIVKEKAIESFYIRNRGYNKNIEATWQKLQTWVLTNSIKSYKRAALFHDNPTITPLDECQYIACIIVDDDKNIKSDRIPKFKISEGVYAKFDLKAKAEDLLPFIQWVYHEWLPKSEYETTTKPSYAIYDKLDFIDGDDEFEFSFYVSINY
- a CDS encoding NAD(P)H-hydrate dehydratase, coding for MKKIFDEVRSLDKRAVENFYLTEDILMEHASISIQNYIIKKFKKNRTILIVCGSGNNGADGIALARLLHKRFEVSLYLAKNPKTNIGKLQEKRAKSIGINFVDEIFQADIIVDCLFGTGLNNELEQKDIYLIDRLNNFNSFKIACDIPSGINCFGQVLQIAFKADITITMGALKTALLSDIAKDFVGKIKVATLGVENEFFQIPTNKYLLEKSDLILPFRDKKNSHKGIFGHLNIISGDKIGASIIASNAAFSFGVGLVTIICQNEKVVPYHIMQSKNITQNCTAIALGMGLGKIEDKELEYIMKLDIPKVLDADIFYNSLIAKYLDENIVLTPHPKEFVSLLKLTNIADISVEELQNNRFLYVEKFCKVYPKITLLLKGANVVISQNETIYINNFGSSKLSKAGSGDVLSGLIASLLAQGYKPLEATIYGSLAHTLAAKNYKKNNYSLTPQDLIKEIKIL
- the tsaD gene encoding tRNA (adenosine(37)-N6)-threonylcarbamoyltransferase complex transferase subunit TsaD, which codes for MILAIESSCDDSSISITKIDTLELVFHKKISQELEHSFYGGVVPELAARLHIEALPKILEECKDYLKNLKAVAVTNAPGLSVTLTEGVAMAKAISIALNIPLIAVNHLKGHIYSLFIEKEAIFPITVLLVSGGHTQIIEANSLTNMNILAKTLDDSFGESFDKVSKMLNLGYPGGPIVEKYSKKGDYNRFDFPIPLSQSPRIEFSYSGLKNAVRLKVEELERTNLDEQDISDICASFQKTAVDHILQKLKKLFKQKTIKDFAIVGGASANLYLRQELENLCSIYNTTLHLSELKYCSDNAAMIGRVAVEQYKENDFISLEDLDIKTRLKDY